A window of Bacteroidales bacterium genomic DNA:
TGCAAGCCCTCTTCTGCATAAGCGTAAAACAATAACTCTTTTAGAGCTTTAGTCATTATGCCTCTACCCCAATACTTACTATCTAAAAAGCATCCTACCGATGCAAACTGATGATATAAATCGACTGTAAGAGAAATATCACCTATATATTTTTCACCCAAAAGCAAAAACCAAATATAAAAATCGGCTTTTGTACAATATTTGCTTAATAATTGTTTAGCTTCTTTTGTATTCTTAATAATAGAAAAACCACTATATCGAACTATTTCCTCATTTCCGTATAAACGCATTACTTCATTTGCATATTGTTCAATCATTTCTTCCTTAAGCGGAATTAAGTGATAGTTTTCAAAATCTATACGATGAGGATTCATAACTTTTAATTTGTTTTCTTTTCATTTAGCAACAATCCTAATTCTTCGCTCCATAAATCCCATTGTTCATATAGTAAATTTAAGTCATTTTTCATTTTTTCGTATTTCTCAAACCATGTATAATCAGACATTATGCTTTCATCAGCTTTTGCAATTAAATCTTCGGCTTCTTTAATTTTAACTTCTAACTCTGCTATTTCTTTCTCAGTTTTTTCAATTTGATTTTCTAATTTTCTGATGCGTTTATCAAATTCTTTTTTTTCTAAATAGTTTTGCTGATTACTTTTCTTTTCTAAAGTCTTTTCAATAGCATAATTATTAACATTACGATTAAACAAAAGTTGTAAATTTTCGGCTTTCTTTTTTTTCAGAAATTCCCATATATCTCCATCATATTGCTTAAGTTTTCCGTTACTAATTTCAACAATTTTATCAGTTAGCCCATCTAAAAAATCTCTATCGTGCGATACAATCAGCACTGTGCCATCGTATTGTTTGATTGCCTTCTTTAAAATTTCTTTTGAAGATACATCTAAATGATTGGTAGGCTCGTCGAGTACTAAAAAATTAACAGGTTCTAATAAAAGTTTAGCTAATAATAAACGTGCACGTTCGCCACCCGATAATACACTTACTCGTTTGTATACATCATCGTTGCTAAACAAAAAATAACCCAATATATTACGAATTTTTGGTCTAATATCAATAGGTGCAATATCTTCAATGGTTTGTATAACAGTTTTATTTAGATCGAGTACTTCATCTTGATTTTGAGCATAATAGCCAATTTTAACCTGATAGCCTTGTTTTACTATTCCCTGAGCTTCTATTTGTTGAGTAATTATTTTAACTAAAGTTGTTTTGCCTTCACCATTTTTTCCTACTAAAGCTATTTTCTGACCTCTTTCAATGGTAAAATCGATATCGTTTAGTACTTGATGGTTGCCATAATTTTTTGTTAAACCTTTTAATTCGAATACTACTGTACCACAATGAAGTGCAGGCGGAAAAACAATATTAATATTTTTATTATCAACTTCGTCAATTTCAATTTTTTCAATCTTTTCGAGTTGTTTTATTCGTGCTTGAACCTGATTGGCCTTTGTCGCTTTATATCTAAATCGTTCAATAAAACGCTCGGTTTGTTCTATTTCTTTTTGCTGATTTGCATAGGCTTGTTTTTGTAGTTCTATTTGATTCTGTCTAAATTCTACAAATGCAGAATAAGGCATATCATAATCAAAGATTCGCCCATTAACAATTTCAATAGTACGCTTAGTAACATGATTTAAAAAAGCTGTGTCGTGCGAAACAATAACCACCGCTCCATCATATATGGTTAAATAATCTTCGAGCCATTGTATCGATTCAATATCAAGGTGATTGGTTGGCTCATCAAGCAAAAGCACTTTGGGTTTCTGCAATAATATTTTTGCAAGTTCAATTCGCATTCTCCATCCTCCACTAAATTCCTGAGTAGGACGGTTAAAATCTGCACGACGAAAACCTAAACCCAACAATACCTGTTCCATCTGCTCCTCTATGGTATGTGCGCTTAAATAATGTAATCTATCATTCAACAAATGAATTTCGTCTAAAATTTTATTTAAATCTTTTTCATTGTTCTGCACTTTTTCTATTTGATCATGTAAATTTTCAAGACGCTCTTGTAAAGTTACAATTTCGCTAAAAGCAGTTTTTACTTCGAACCACAGAGTAGTAGTATCGCTTGCTGGTATATATTGGGGTAGATAACCAAAAGTGATTTCTTTTGGGCGTGAAATAATTCCTTCTTGAGGGGTTAAATGTCCTAAAATTAGCTCAAATAAAGTGGTTTTACCCGCTCCATTTCTGCCTATTAACCCAATCTTATCTTTCTCGCGAATAAGAAAAGATATTTGATTAAAAATATCTTGAGCTCCGTAACTAAATGATACTTTATTGAGTGCTATCATTTGCTCAACAACGAAAATAATTTTTCATTTATTTTTTGTAAACCATTCAAATTACTGCCTCCTGCTGTAGCATAAAAGGGTTGCCCTCCACCACCACCTTGTATTTCTTTTGCCAATTCTTTTATCCATTGTGATGCATTATATTTAGAATTTTGTACTAAATCGTCACTCAAACCAAGAGCTAAAAAGGGTTTTCCATTGCTTACAGAATAAAGAAAAACGACTGTTTGATTATCGTTTTTTAATTGGAATATCAAATCGCGCAATACATCAGTTGAAGGAACATCTACTTGTTGAGCAATAACATTATGGTTATTAATCATTACTTTTTTTAAACGTAATTCAACCAATAAAGACTTTATTTTTTCGCGTAATAAATCGTCATACTTTTTTTGCAACTCCTTGTTAGTATTAAAAAGTTGTTCAACAGATTTGATAACATCTTTAGGATTATTAAACAGGGCTTTTACCTGCTTCAAGTCTTTAACGGATTGGTTTAACCATTTCCAAGCCTCTACATTAGTAACCGCTTCTATTCTTCTTATTCCAGCTGCAATGGCCGATTCAGAAATAATTTTAAATAAACCTATAGTTGCAGTATTTTTAACATGGGTTCCACCGCAAAGCTCTATAGACGAACCAAATTTTACCACTCTCACTTCGTTACCATATTTTTCACCAAATAAAGCCATTGCTCCCATTTTCTTCGCTTCTTCAATTGGAATACTTCTATATTCTTGTAAATCAATAGCATTCCATATACGTTCATTAACTAAATTCTCAACTTTTTCGATTTCTTCGTCACTCATTTTTTGCATATGCGAAAAGTCGAAACGCAGGTATTCGGCATTTACCAGCGAACCACGCTGCTCAACATGATTTCCCAACACCTGACGCAGGGCTTCATGTAACAAATGCGTGGCTGAGTGATTTCGCTCGGTCAACTTTCGCTTTTCTTCATCAACCTGCGCAGTATAAACAGCATGAGGGTTAGACGGCAATTGATTGCAAATATGAATACTTAAACGATTTTCTTTTATCGTGTTTAAAATATTTATTTTTTCGTTCCCGTTAATCAACCATCCACAATCGCCTACTTGCCCACCGCTTTCTGCATAAAATGGAGTTTGGGCAAGTACCAAATGATATTGTACTTTACCTTTTTGTTCTACTTTTCGATATTTTATAATTTGTGTATCAATACACATAGTATCATAGCCAACAAAAATGCTATCTTCGCCTTGTATTAGCTCAACCCAGTCAGAGGCATCTACTTGAGCAGCTTTTCGTGAGCGTTCTTTCTGTTCGTTTAAACAAACATTGAATTTTTCTAAATCAACTTCTAAACCATTTTCACGAGCTAATATTTGAGTTAAATCGATAGGGAAACCATATGTATCGTACAATTCAAATGCAAATTCACCAGAAAGTATAGGTTTAGTTTGTAATAATTTTTTTTCTTTATCGATATAAGCTTCAAAACGTTTTATACCCGTTTCGAGGGTTCGTAGAAAAGAATTTTCTTCTTCCATAATGACTTTTTCAATGAGCGTTTGCTGCTTTTTCAATTCTTCGAAATAACCACCCATTTGATTTACTAACAAACTAACAAGTTTATATATAAATGGCTCATCGAAATGTAAATAGGTATATCCGTAACGTATTGCCCTTCGCAATATTCGCCTAATAACATAACCAGCACCCGTATTAGAAGGCAACTGTCCATCGGCAATGGCAAAAGATATTGCCCTTAAATGATCGGCAACAACTCTCATTGCCACATCTGTTGTATTATTGTTTCCATAAGGGACATTTGCCATTTGGGCTATTTGCTGAATAATAGGTTGAAATACATCGGTGTCGTAATTAGATTTTTTTCCCTGCATAACCATACATAAACGTTCAAAACCCATACCCGTATCGACATGTTTATTGGGCAATGGTTCTAGATTACCATCGGCTTTGCGATTAAATTGAATAAATACCAAATTCCATATTTCGATTACCAACGAATGTCCTTTATTTACCAATTGATCGCCAGGAATTTTGGCTATTTCATGCTCATCTCTCAAATCGATATGAATCTCAGAACAAGGTCCACAAGGTCCTGTCTCTCCCATTTCCCAGAAATTATCTTTACGTGACCCCATTAAAATACGGCTAGCGTCAATCCATTGTTTCCAATAATGGTATGCTTCGGTATCGGCTTCTAAACCTTCATCGGCAGAACCTTCGAAAACGGTAACGTATAATCGCGATTTATCAATTTTTAAAACTTCGGTAAGAAATTCCCAAGCCCAAGCAATAGCCTCTTTTTTAAAATAATCGCCAAACGACCAGTTACCCAACATCTCGAACATTGTATGATGATAAGTATCATGTCCTACTTCTTCCAAATCGTTGTGTTTACCCGAGACCCTTAAACATTTTTGCGAATTAGCAACACGTAAATATTCAGGTTGTTTATTTCCTAAAAAAATATCTTTAAACTGGTTCATACCAGCATTGGTAAACATCAAGGTTGGGTCGTTTTTTACCACAATAGGCGAAGATGGAACAAATTGATGTTGTTTTTGTTTAAAAAATTCAATAAAAGCAGTCCTTATCTTAGCAGATTCCATAAATTAAATATTTTATGTGCAAAGTTAGCAGAAATAATTCTTTTTGCATAAGATGTTTTCAATTGGAATATAAATCCAATACTTCAATATTTATTATTATTTTGTATCACTGTTTTTCTTTCAATAACTTTTGAAGGCGAAACATTTCGTCTCTGTACATAGCAGCCTCCATAAAATCGAGATTTTTTGCAGCATCCAGCATCTTGCGTTGACATTCCTTAATCGCCTTTTCCAATTGTTTTGCGTTCATATACTGGCTTACCGGATCGGCAGCTAACGAATTATCATTTTCAATGGTATATTCTGCTTCGGATTTTCGCTCTGTAGCTAACGATTTAGTTGTTTTAATTATTTGTTTCGGAGTGATATTATTTTCGATATTGTATTTCATTTGTTTTTCTCTTCTACGTTGCGTTTCGTCAATGGTTTTACGCATTGAGTCCGTTATTTTATCGGCATACATAATTACTTTACCCTCAAGGTGTCGTGCAGCTCTCCCCGCTGTTTGAGTTAACGAACGTTCTGAACGTAAGAACCCTTCTTTATCTGCATCTAAAATTGCCACTAAACTTACTTCGGGCAAATCTAAGCCTTCACGCAAAAGGTTTACTCCCACCAAGACATCGAATTGACCATTTCGCAAGCCATCCATTATCTCAATACGTTTTAAGGTATCTACATCTGAATGAATATAACTGCACTTAATATTCAAATCAAGCAAATATTTGTTGAGTTCTTCTGCCATACGTTTAGTAAGAGTAGTTACAAGTACACGTTGCTTTTTACTAACACGTTCTCGTATCTCTTTCAGTAAATCGTCTATCTGATACTGACTGGGGCGAACTTCGATAATGGGGTCAAGAATACCGGTAGGACGAACCACTTGCTCAACAATAATTCCTCCACTTAATTTTAGTTCTTCTTCGGCTGGTGTAGCACTTACAAAAATTACCTGATTGACCAACGACATAAATTCCTCGTATCGCAAAGGGCGGTTATCTTTAGCAGCTGGCAAACGAAAACCATATTCGACCAAATTATCTTTACGACTCCGGTCACCACCATACATGCCCCTAAGTTGTGGAAGCGTTACATGGCTTTCATCAATAATGGTAATAAAATCTTTCGGAAAGTAATCGAGTAAACAGAAAGGCCTACTCCCTGGTTGGCGTCCATCAAAATAGCGAGAATAATTTTCAATACCAGAACAATAACCAAGTTCTTTAATCATTTCTAAATCGAAGGTAACGCGTTCTTCTAATCTTTTAGCTTCTATTAAACGATTGTTTCGCTTAAAAAAATCGATTTGTAATATTAAGTCATTTTGAATTTGCTCAATTGCTTTGTGAAGCCTACTTTTTGAGGTAACAAAAATATTTGCTGGGTATATTGGGTATTCTTGATATTCCTCTATGGTTCTACCCGTTTCAGGATCGATGGTATAAATTTCTTCAATGGTATCGCCCCAAAATATTACTCGCAATGCCTCATCTCCATATGCTAAAAACACATCAACGGTTTCACCTTTCACCCTAAAGTTACCGCGTTTAAATTCGACTTCGCTTCTTGAATAAAGCGAATCGACTAATTTTCGTAAAAGTGTATCACGTGCAATCTTCTGATAACGTTTAATATGAATTACATTCTCATAAAAATCATCAGGATTTCCGATACCATATATACAACTTACCGATGAAACAACAATGACATCACGACGTCCTGACAACAATGCAGATGTCGCCGATAAGCGTAATTTTTCAATTTCATCATTGATAGATAAATCTTTTTCGATATAAGTATCTGTAGCAGGGATATATGCTTCGGGTTGATAATAATCGTAATACGATACAAAATATTCAACCTTATTTTTTGGAAAAAATTGCTTAAACTCACTATACAATTGAGCGGCTAAGGTTTTATTATGACTTAACACTAATGTAGGTCGGTTAACTTTTGACAAAACATTAGCAATAGTAAATGTCTTACCCGACCCTGTAACTCCTAATAATGTTTGAAACTTCGTATTCGCTTTTAAACCATTGACCAATTGATCAATAGCATAGGGCTGATCGCCAGTTGGTTGAAATGATGAATGCAACTCAAAATTCATAACACAAAATTAATAAATCTTAAATTTAAAATCACTAATATTTAGTCTAAATTAGCAACTTAAAAATTTTGTTGGTGATGCCCCAAAAAACATCAAAAAAATTCATATAAAGATAAAAATGAAAAGAAAAATGAATTAGTTTTGCAAAAATCTATTTAACTAAGTTAATTAGATTGTATATTAATTAAATAACTTAACTAACTTAGATTTGAAAAATGAAAACAAGGTATTATGATTTAATTGAACAAACATTTGATTGGCCACAAGCTGGTTTTGAAGTTATAGACGGAGAGTTACACTTCCATGATATTCCTCTAATGGATATTATAAAACAATACGGAACACCTTTAAAAATATCATATTTACCCAAAATTTCTGAACAAATACAAAGAGCAAAGCGAATGTTTAACGTTGCATTTGCTAAAACCGATTACAACGGAGACTATTTTTATTGCTATTGTACCAAAAGTTCATATTTTGAATTTGTATTAGACGAAGCACTTAAAAACGATATACATATTGAAACTTCCTCAGCTTTCGATTTTCCAATTTTAGACCGCTTGTACGAAAATGGTAAAATTACTACCGATAATTACATTATATGCAATGGTTTTAAAAAGCCCTTGTACATGCAATATATATGTGAATTTATTAATGGTGGCTTTCACAATACAATACCGGTACTCGACAATATGAACGAACTTTCGTATTACGAAAAAAATGTAAAAGTTAAAGCGAAATTAGGTATTCGTATTGCATCCGAAGAAGAACCAAGCTTTCAGTTTTATACATCGCGACTTGGTTTTCGATATAACGATATAATAGATTTTTATAAACAACGAATTAAGAACAATAAGAAGTTCGAACTTAAAATGTTACACTTCTTTATTAATACAGGCATAAAAGACACTTCCTATTATTGGAGCGAATTACATAAATCTGTAAATATTTACATTGAATTAAAAAAGATATGTCCTGAACTTGATAGCATAAACATTGGGGGGGGCTTACCTATTAAGAATTCATTAGCTTTTAGCTACGATTACGAGTATATGATAGAAGAAATAGTGAGCCAAATAAAAACATTATGTAACCAAGCCGATGTACCCGAACCCAATATTTTTACTGAATTTGGTTCATTTACAGTAGGCGAAAGTGGTGCTGTTTTATATTCAATTTTAGATCAAAAGAAGCAAAACGACCGCGAATTATGGAACATGATTGATAGTTCTTTTATGACCAACATGCCAGATATATGGGCTATGAATCAACGATTTATATTACTTGCTATCAATCGTTGGGATGAACCTTATGAACGTGTATTCTTAGGAGGTTTGACATGCGATAGTCAAGATTACTACAGCGAAGAAGCCCATGTAAATGCTATATACCTTCCTAAATTTGACGCAGAAAATCCATTATATATTGGCTTTTTCCATACCGGTGCCTATCAAGACACTTTAGGAGGTTACGGAGGTATTCAACATTGCCTTATTCCTGCACCCAAACACATTATTATTAATAAAGATGAAAATGGAGAATATTACACCAAACTTTTTGCAAAAGAACAAAGCGCCATATCTATGTTAAAGCATTTAGGCTATTAATTAGCTATGGTTTGTTTAAAACATTTACTTTTCTTACTTCAATAGGAGGAATCGATAAAGGCATTAGAAACTTATTAGTCACAATATTGGTTAAAACCATTTCATTTTGAACATCATCGTATCGAATAATAAAAATTCCTTTATTTTCGTAACCTCCTTTCTCTCCTATTTTTTCGAAATAAAATTTTGACGATAAAGTTGAAACATCTGTATGGTTTATACAATAAAAAAACTGAGATCCATATTTTTGAAGTAATGAAAGAAAGTATAAACTACAATCATAACCTAAAAAACTAAACTTAGTTGGTTCAATTTTATATAAATCTCTATAACTAAGCACAAAATTTTTAACCTGTGGATTGGAATAATCAACATAAAAAGGCTGAAATGCATGCGAATGTAAATTAAATAAATGCTCTAACTCGAAATTTTGTTCAAACTTTTTCCATGTAGGCATATACGATAAAATAAGCTTATAATTACGCGTAAGATCATTTAATTTGGTAATGGCATTGATTACAAAAACTTGTGATGATGATGGCAAAATGATAATATTTATTTTACGTTTATCGAGTGCTTTTTCAACAGCATCAATTCCTCCCTGCGAATAATTTACATCTTTTAGCGATGGACTTTTAGAGCCAAAATTATTATTAAATACATCTAAATACTGCTTTTTATATATATTAACTATTTGCAATTCATCATTTGCGTTACCATGAACAATTACGATGTTTAGTGAATCAAAAGCAGCTAAATATTTAGTAACTTGCGATAACTGTGAGTTTAGAGTAGTATTAAGTTGTATTACATTATCAAAATTAAATAACGCCTTATTAGTAGAAGAGATAGGATTTATAACAGCTATATGTCGAGCATGTGCCCACTCAGCCACATCATTAAAAATGTTATCGTAAAAAGGACCAATAATAAGTTGGACATCTTGCAAGTTTTTATCATTTAATAATAGCTTAATTTTTGCAGAATCACGTTTAACTTCATATTGAATAAGTTCAACGCTCAACCCCTGACGGCGAATAGAGTCGAGTGCCATTAAAAAACCTTCGTAAAATTCAATAAAAGGTTTAGGTGCTAATTTAAAATTTGGATCGGTAGAAGCATCTTCTTCGTCAATAAGTGCCTCATCGCCCATAAGTGGGATAAATAAAGCCACTTTTACATTTTTTAACGGAGATGTTTGCTGTTGTTTACAATCAGAAATTTTAACTGTATTAGGTTTAGTTTTATTAAAACTAGTGTCAATATTAGCAAGTGTTGTTGTTTCTTGTTTTATAGTATTTTTTTGTTCTTCAGCAACGGTTTGTTTGGTATTTTGTTCAATAGCATTTTTCATTTCTTTTTTAATTATGATTTCTTGCCCAATTTTTAGACCTGTAGTTTTTAATTCTGGATTTAATGCGTATAACGTTTCTTGCGTGATATTATATTGTTTGCATATACCATAAATAGTTTCGCCTTTTTGAACTTTGTGTTTAGCATTTTGAACTTCTGTATTATTTTGAACAGATGGATTTACTGCAACTTGTGGTTTATCATTTTTGTAATCGGCAGAAGTAATATTACGAACAGGAATTTGAATTTTTTGACCTGGTTTTATGCCATTTGAAACTTCTGGGTTTATTTGAACTAACTCTTCAATCGTTGTATTATTTTTCTTAGCAATACCATAAAGCGTTTCGCCCTTCTGAATTTCATATTCTTTTGTTTTATAGGGAGTTGCTTGTATAGGTATTCTTATTTTTTGTCCTGGCTTTAACCCATTTAAAACATCGGGATTTTCGTAAGCAATAGCATCGACACTCACTTCATAGGTTTTTGAAATGCTATAAAGGGTTTCGCTCTTCTGAACTTCGTGGATATAATATTTTTTTCCTTGAACAACCTCTATTTCGCTTGATTTTTTAACTTCCTGAGCATATGTATATGTAAGTGAACAAAAAAGAAACACAAAAAATAGTAAACACAAAAAATTTTTCATATCAATTTTTTTTACAAAAGTACACATTTTTTATACCATTGATAACTATGGACACAAAGATTGCAATTCCTTGATATTGCTAATTAAAATAGATTTAGGTCGTTGCTTGTAACGATAGTATATACGAATTGGCTCAAGGTGCTTTTCGCCTATCTTATTAAAGCTAACAATAATGGTATCGCCTTGGTTAAATTTCTGTTCGTTAATCGATTTACCTATTACAGAATAACTAAAATCTTTTATAGATGCATTATTTACAGTTAAGCTATCAAAAGTTACATTAACATACGAAGCTTTTGTTTTTAATAAAATATGATAATTTATGCCCTCAATGTTTTTCTCTTTTACACACCAATATTGCGATGTAGCTTTAGTAATTATAAACGAAGATGTGCAAGATTGAAAAAATAAAACAAATAAAAGATAAAGCTTCATATTATAACATTATGTGTTGATTTTGTATATCATGCAATTTTTTGTAGAGTCCATTTTTTGCCAACAATTCTTCGTGGGTTCCTTGCTCTATAACTTGTCCTTTGTTAATTACTAAAATTAAATCGGCGTTAACTATGGTTGATAAACGATGAGCAATAACTAACGAAGTGCGGTTTTTCATTAATTTTGTCAATGCATCTTGCACTAAACGTTCCGATTCTGTATCGAGCGATGAAGTGGCTTCATCGAGGATAAGAATGGGTGGATTTTTTAATACTGCCCTTGCAATACTAATTCGTTGCTTTTGTCCACCTGATAATTTATCGCCGCTATCGCCTATATTGGTATATACATGATTAGGATATTCCATAATAAAATCATAAGCATTAGCAACTTTGGCCGCTTCGAGCACTTGCTTTTCGGTAACCTCGTTAACACCAAAAGCTATATTGCGAAAAATAGTATCATTAAATAAAACCGGCTGTTGAGTTACAATCCCCATCAATGCACGCAAATTTTTAATTTTAACATTTTTAATAGGAATTCCAT
This region includes:
- a CDS encoding GNAT family N-acetyltransferase translates to MNPHRIDFENYHLIPLKEEMIEQYANEVMRLYGNEEIVRYSGFSIIKNTKEAKQLLSKYCTKADFYIWFLLLGEKYIGDISLTVDLYHQFASVGCFLDSKYWGRGIMTKALKELLFYAYAEEGLHRIEAQIHQNNDRSIRFFEKFGFVYEATLKENFFVNGTFYDSKLYRMLFDEYMNQYGKMDF
- a CDS encoding ABC-F family ATP-binding cassette domain-containing protein, giving the protein MIALNKVSFSYGAQDIFNQISFLIREKDKIGLIGRNGAGKTTLFELILGHLTPQEGIISRPKEITFGYLPQYIPASDTTTLWFEVKTAFSEIVTLQERLENLHDQIEKVQNNEKDLNKILDEIHLLNDRLHYLSAHTIEEQMEQVLLGLGFRRADFNRPTQEFSGGWRMRIELAKILLQKPKVLLLDEPTNHLDIESIQWLEDYLTIYDGAVVIVSHDTAFLNHVTKRTIEIVNGRIFDYDMPYSAFVEFRQNQIELQKQAYANQQKEIEQTERFIERFRYKATKANQVQARIKQLEKIEKIEIDEVDNKNINIVFPPALHCGTVVFELKGLTKNYGNHQVLNDIDFTIERGQKIALVGKNGEGKTTLVKIITQQIEAQGIVKQGYQVKIGYYAQNQDEVLDLNKTVIQTIEDIAPIDIRPKIRNILGYFLFSNDDVYKRVSVLSGGERARLLLAKLLLEPVNFLVLDEPTNHLDVSSKEILKKAIKQYDGTVLIVSHDRDFLDGLTDKIVEISNGKLKQYDGDIWEFLKKKKAENLQLLFNRNVNNYAIEKTLEKKSNQQNYLEKKEFDKRIRKLENQIEKTEKEIAELEVKIKEAEDLIAKADESIMSDYTWFEKYEKMKNDLNLLYEQWDLWSEELGLLLNEKKTN
- the alaS gene encoding alanine--tRNA ligase, producing the protein MESAKIRTAFIEFFKQKQHQFVPSSPIVVKNDPTLMFTNAGMNQFKDIFLGNKQPEYLRVANSQKCLRVSGKHNDLEEVGHDTYHHTMFEMLGNWSFGDYFKKEAIAWAWEFLTEVLKIDKSRLYVTVFEGSADEGLEADTEAYHYWKQWIDASRILMGSRKDNFWEMGETGPCGPCSEIHIDLRDEHEIAKIPGDQLVNKGHSLVIEIWNLVFIQFNRKADGNLEPLPNKHVDTGMGFERLCMVMQGKKSNYDTDVFQPIIQQIAQMANVPYGNNNTTDVAMRVVADHLRAISFAIADGQLPSNTGAGYVIRRILRRAIRYGYTYLHFDEPFIYKLVSLLVNQMGGYFEELKKQQTLIEKVIMEEENSFLRTLETGIKRFEAYIDKEKKLLQTKPILSGEFAFELYDTYGFPIDLTQILARENGLEVDLEKFNVCLNEQKERSRKAAQVDASDWVELIQGEDSIFVGYDTMCIDTQIIKYRKVEQKGKVQYHLVLAQTPFYAESGGQVGDCGWLINGNEKINILNTIKENRLSIHICNQLPSNPHAVYTAQVDEEKRKLTERNHSATHLLHEALRQVLGNHVEQRGSLVNAEYLRFDFSHMQKMSDEEIEKVENLVNERIWNAIDLQEYRSIPIEEAKKMGAMALFGEKYGNEVRVVKFGSSIELCGGTHVKNTATIGLFKIISESAIAAGIRRIEAVTNVEAWKWLNQSVKDLKQVKALFNNPKDVIKSVEQLFNTNKELQKKYDDLLREKIKSLLVELRLKKVMINNHNVIAQQVDVPSTDVLRDLIFQLKNDNQTVVFLYSVSNGKPFLALGLSDDLVQNSKYNASQWIKELAKEIQGGGGGQPFYATAGGSNLNGLQKINEKLFSLLSK
- the uvrB gene encoding excinuclease ABC subunit UvrB, with amino-acid sequence MNFELHSSFQPTGDQPYAIDQLVNGLKANTKFQTLLGVTGSGKTFTIANVLSKVNRPTLVLSHNKTLAAQLYSEFKQFFPKNKVEYFVSYYDYYQPEAYIPATDTYIEKDLSINDEIEKLRLSATSALLSGRRDVIVVSSVSCIYGIGNPDDFYENVIHIKRYQKIARDTLLRKLVDSLYSRSEVEFKRGNFRVKGETVDVFLAYGDEALRVIFWGDTIEEIYTIDPETGRTIEEYQEYPIYPANIFVTSKSRLHKAIEQIQNDLILQIDFFKRNNRLIEAKRLEERVTFDLEMIKELGYCSGIENYSRYFDGRQPGSRPFCLLDYFPKDFITIIDESHVTLPQLRGMYGGDRSRKDNLVEYGFRLPAAKDNRPLRYEEFMSLVNQVIFVSATPAEEELKLSGGIIVEQVVRPTGILDPIIEVRPSQYQIDDLLKEIRERVSKKQRVLVTTLTKRMAEELNKYLLDLNIKCSYIHSDVDTLKRIEIMDGLRNGQFDVLVGVNLLREGLDLPEVSLVAILDADKEGFLRSERSLTQTAGRAARHLEGKVIMYADKITDSMRKTIDETQRRREKQMKYNIENNITPKQIIKTTKSLATERKSEAEYTIENDNSLAADPVSQYMNAKQLEKAIKECQRKMLDAAKNLDFMEAAMYRDEMFRLQKLLKEKQ
- a CDS encoding arginine decarboxylase, encoding MKTRYYDLIEQTFDWPQAGFEVIDGELHFHDIPLMDIIKQYGTPLKISYLPKISEQIQRAKRMFNVAFAKTDYNGDYFYCYCTKSSYFEFVLDEALKNDIHIETSSAFDFPILDRLYENGKITTDNYIICNGFKKPLYMQYICEFINGGFHNTIPVLDNMNELSYYEKNVKVKAKLGIRIASEEEPSFQFYTSRLGFRYNDIIDFYKQRIKNNKKFELKMLHFFINTGIKDTSYYWSELHKSVNIYIELKKICPELDSINIGGGLPIKNSLAFSYDYEYMIEEIVSQIKTLCNQADVPEPNIFTEFGSFTVGESGAVLYSILDQKKQNDRELWNMIDSSFMTNMPDIWAMNQRFILLAINRWDEPYERVFLGGLTCDSQDYYSEEAHVNAIYLPKFDAENPLYIGFFHTGAYQDTLGGYGGIQHCLIPAPKHIIINKDENGEYYTKLFAKEQSAISMLKHLGY
- a CDS encoding LysM peptidoglycan-binding domain-containing protein, whose protein sequence is MKNFLCLLFFVFLFCSLTYTYAQEVKKSSEIEVVQGKKYYIHEVQKSETLYSISKTYEVSVDAIAYENPDVLNGLKPGQKIRIPIQATPYKTKEYEIQKGETLYGIAKKNNTTIEELVQINPEVSNGIKPGQKIQIPVRNITSADYKNDKPQVAVNPSVQNNTEVQNAKHKVQKGETIYGICKQYNITQETLYALNPELKTTGLKIGQEIIIKKEMKNAIEQNTKQTVAEEQKNTIKQETTTLANIDTSFNKTKPNTVKISDCKQQQTSPLKNVKVALFIPLMGDEALIDEEDASTDPNFKLAPKPFIEFYEGFLMALDSIRRQGLSVELIQYEVKRDSAKIKLLLNDKNLQDVQLIIGPFYDNIFNDVAEWAHARHIAVINPISSTNKALFNFDNVIQLNTTLNSQLSQVTKYLAAFDSLNIVIVHGNANDELQIVNIYKKQYLDVFNNNFGSKSPSLKDVNYSQGGIDAVEKALDKRKINIIILPSSSQVFVINAITKLNDLTRNYKLILSYMPTWKKFEQNFELEHLFNLHSHAFQPFYVDYSNPQVKNFVLSYRDLYKIEPTKFSFLGYDCSLYFLSLLQKYGSQFFYCINHTDVSTLSSKFYFEKIGEKGGYENKGIFIIRYDDVQNEMVLTNIVTNKFLMPLSIPPIEVRKVNVLNKP